A genomic window from Gossypium hirsutum isolate 1008001.06 chromosome D10, Gossypium_hirsutum_v2.1, whole genome shotgun sequence includes:
- the LOC107934958 gene encoding inactive disease resistance protein RPS4-like: protein MRRRELRDIIDMHDTLEEMGKDIVCQGTDRIQGIKVDISRMGNLLFQPSDLVHLREINLFSCKNLKKIPNLLGALNLETLDCEKCESLVELPSLARLTSLKTLRLRGCRSLKKFPEIPNNFDELDLSETGIKEVSDFIERLDRLQRLTLTNSTVKDVSSNISKLKSLSFLNLIGCPILKFPTLDVRLPSLRFKSLKYMHMDRCKSLKLLSELPPYLLDLNVHDCRSLEKVSFADQNLYQFDYLDADDTCFTMLFCNCFKLNQESINNIEANAMLKIGSLAKKWAARYDRQSNPDGAPRLICYFPGNKISANMFKCQSMNSSLSLKIAPNGDSGSRFLVFAICLVADPTHCLALHLGGCICEYQLTTAGGGNGGGGCENFRSEISLLSFFKRVKYMDYHVFILSSIDMVIEDKNYEEASFKFYIRPLGLGRGGEEYIKVERCGVHVFYVDKKSDSDATEKRVAGNKRSFSHDGEEGDGGLKRLK, encoded by the exons ATGCGCCGCCGGGAATTACGAGATATAATTGATATGCATGATACGCTTGAAGAGATGGGAAAGGACATTGTTTGTCAA GGGACTGATCGAATTCAGGGAATAAAAGTAGACATATCACGTATGGGTAACCTGTTATTCCAACCTTCT GATCTTGTTCATTTACGGGAAATTAACCTTTTCAGTTGCAAAAATTTAAAGAAGATCCCTAATTTATTAGGAGCCCTCAACCTTGAAACACTTGACTGTGAAAAATGCGAAAGTTTGGTCGAACTTCCTTCTCTCGCCCGTTTGACATCACTTAAAACCCTTCGCCTTAGGGGATGTCGTAGTCTCAAGAAGTTTCCGGAGATCCCAAATAACTTTGATGAGTTAGATTTATCAGAAACCGGAATAAAAGAAGTGTCTGATTTCATTGAGCGTCTCGACAGACTTCAACGGTTGACCTTGACAAACTCAACGGTAAAAGATGTATCAAGCAATATTTCAAAGTTGAAATCCCTTTCTTTTCTGAATCTTATTGGTTGTCCAATCCTTAAATTTCCAACTCTTGATGTGCGCTTACCAAGCTTGAGGTTTAAAAGCCTTAAGTATATGCATATGGATCGTTGCAAGAGCCTCAAATTACTCTCAGAGCTTCCACCATATCTGCTCGACTTGAATGTACATGACTGCAGATCATTAGAAAAAGTTTCCTTTGCAGATCAAAATTTATATCAGTTTGATTATTTAGATGCTGATGATACTTGTTTTACCATGCTATTCTGTAATTGCTTCAAATTGAATCAAGAGTCAATTAATAACATTGAAGCAAATGCCATGCTCAAAATTGGATCCCTAGCTAAGAAATGGGCAGCGAGATATGATCGGCAATCCAACCCTGACGGAGCTCCAAGATTGATTTGTTATTTCCCAGGAAACAAAATTTCAGCAAATATGTTCAAGTGTCAGAGCATGAATTCTTCCTTAAGTTTGAAGATAGCCCCAAATGGGGATAGTGGGAGCAGATTTTTGGTTTTTGCTATCTGCCTTGTGGCTGATCCCACTCACTGCCTTGCACTTCACTTAGGTGGCTGTATTTGTGAGTACCAACTTACAACCGCCGGTGGTGGCAATGGTGGAGGTGGTTGTGAAAATTTCAGAAGTGAGATATCTCTCCTCAGTTTCTTTAAGCGAGTTAAGTACATGGATTATCACGTGTTTATTCTATCTAGCATCGACATGGTTATAGAAGACAAGAATTATGAGGAGGCGTCTTTCAAATTCTACATCAGACCTTTGGGTTTAGGAAGAGGAGGAGAAGAGTACATCAAGGTCGAGAGATGTGGTGTTCATGTATTTTACGTGGATAAAAAGAGTGATTCAGATGCTACTGAAAAGAGAGTTGCTGGGAACAAAAGAAGCTTTAGCCATGATGGTGAAGAAGGGGATGGAGGACTTAAAAGATTGAAATAG